A single genomic interval of Arthrobacter globiformis harbors:
- a CDS encoding 2-hydroxyacid dehydrogenase, whose protein sequence is MSRVVVTGRVPETALEKLRAEHEVDAWEGPESIGREELLRLVAGADAVVSLLTERIDAELLDAAGPQLKVVANVAVGYDNIDVPACTERGVAATNTPGVLTEATADIALGLILSATRRLGEGERLIRSGKDWKWGMFFLLGNSLQGKTLGIVGMGGIGQATARRAKAFGMEIVYQSRREIDPGVAAELGARRVELDELLANSDIVSLHCPYGPATHHLIGSGQLAAMKESAYLINTARGPIVDEAALAAALREGQIAGAGLDVFENEPSVHPGLLELENVVLVPHLGSATVETRTAMAMLAADNALAVLSDERPPAPIN, encoded by the coding sequence ATGAGCCGGGTCGTCGTCACGGGACGTGTACCCGAAACCGCACTCGAAAAGCTGCGCGCGGAGCACGAAGTCGATGCCTGGGAAGGTCCGGAGTCGATCGGCCGCGAGGAGCTCCTGCGCCTGGTAGCCGGGGCCGATGCCGTGGTGAGCCTGCTCACCGAACGCATCGACGCCGAGCTCCTCGACGCCGCCGGACCGCAGCTCAAGGTCGTCGCGAACGTCGCCGTCGGCTATGACAACATCGACGTGCCCGCCTGCACCGAACGGGGCGTGGCCGCCACCAACACACCGGGCGTGCTCACGGAGGCCACGGCTGACATCGCGCTCGGCCTCATCCTCTCGGCAACACGCCGGCTCGGCGAGGGGGAACGGCTCATCCGCTCCGGCAAGGACTGGAAGTGGGGCATGTTCTTCCTGCTCGGCAACAGCCTCCAGGGCAAGACCCTCGGCATCGTCGGCATGGGCGGCATCGGCCAGGCGACCGCACGCCGGGCCAAGGCCTTCGGCATGGAAATCGTCTACCAGTCACGCCGCGAGATCGATCCCGGGGTTGCCGCCGAGCTGGGCGCCCGGCGGGTCGAGCTGGACGAGTTGCTGGCCAACTCCGACATCGTCTCCCTGCACTGCCCCTACGGGCCGGCCACCCACCACCTGATCGGCTCCGGGCAACTCGCGGCTATGAAGGAATCGGCATACCTCATCAATACCGCGCGGGGCCCAATCGTCGACGAAGCAGCCCTCGCGGCCGCGCTGCGCGAGGGGCAAATTGCGGGTGCCGGGCTCGACGTTTTTGAGAACGAGCCCAGCGTGCACCCCGGATTGCTCGAGCTCGAGAACGTGGTGCTAGTGCCGCACCTCGGTTCCGCCACCGTCGAGACCCGTACCGCGATGGCGATGCTCGCCGCCGACAACGCCCTGGCAGTGCTCAGCGACGAACGACCGCCCGCGCCGATCAATTAG